In one Hymenobacter sp. DG25B genomic region, the following are encoded:
- the priA gene encoding primosomal protein N', with product MSLSFDFVQPEPAAVDRVTLFADVILPLPLPKLYTYRVPFELNDQVVVGGRVIVQFGAKKTLSCIVAAVHENPPKEYQAKYILEFIDDAPVVTQPQLKLFRWMADYYMCTLGEVINAALPSALKLSSESRVQLHPAFVAEESPYPLSEQEQKVVDALNTGEEGKSLTFTDVGEILGITSFHRVIKSLMQKDVIFLFEHLADKYSPKVVKKVRLAHHFVAEAALESLFAQLATRAKQLDVLMRYLQKVPVYQNEHRNHQGIEKAYLTSAPHLSASAVNTLIKNGVLEQFDVIVSRFPLDDSPEAKITFTLSEAQTTARDEVLQHFGEKDIVLLHGVTGAGKTEIYIDLIRKAMEGGGQVLYLLPEIALTAQIVTRLMRVFGTRLGVYHSKFSDNERVEVWNGVLSGRFQVVVGVRSAVFLPFDNLSLIIVDEEHESSYKQYDPAPRYNAREVALMMANFQGAKTLLGSATPAVETYYQARAGRYGLVTLSKRFGEAGLPEIVLVDTRKSRDAKKMHNHFTPELMTEMETKLALKEQIILFQNRRGYSPFINCLDCGWIPKCQNCAVSLSYHKHAHELRCHYCGYHDRMPVECPACGSRNLKTVGFGTEKIEDDLKVMLPQANVQRMDLDTTRAKNSYQQIISDFEKQVTNVLVGTQMVTKGLDFANVSLVGIINADSIIHYPDFRAHERAFQMFVQVSGRAGRKGKKGKVIIQTGDPMQVIFDKVIRNDYIEFYEYEILQRREYGFPPFMRVIRLTVKHMDQHLAEGAAILLTNELVDRLGREAVLGPEAPYIFRIRNFYLQEITIKLSREHTVLKSAKADILAAINAVKDQKEYKQARFVADVDPM from the coding sequence TTGAGCCTTTCTTTTGACTTTGTTCAGCCCGAGCCGGCGGCCGTAGACCGCGTCACGCTGTTTGCCGACGTGATTCTGCCGCTCCCGCTGCCCAAGCTGTACACCTACCGCGTACCCTTCGAGCTGAACGACCAGGTTGTGGTGGGTGGCCGCGTGATTGTGCAGTTCGGTGCTAAAAAAACGCTCAGCTGCATTGTGGCGGCCGTGCATGAAAATCCGCCCAAGGAGTACCAGGCCAAGTACATTCTGGAGTTTATTGACGATGCGCCCGTAGTGACGCAGCCTCAGCTGAAGCTGTTCCGCTGGATGGCCGACTACTATATGTGCACGCTGGGCGAGGTCATTAATGCGGCCCTTCCCTCCGCCCTCAAGCTCAGCTCGGAAAGCCGCGTGCAGCTGCATCCGGCCTTTGTGGCCGAGGAAAGCCCCTACCCGCTCAGTGAGCAGGAGCAAAAAGTAGTAGACGCCCTGAACACTGGGGAAGAAGGTAAGTCACTTACCTTTACGGATGTAGGTGAAATCCTTGGCATCACCTCGTTTCACCGGGTCATCAAGTCCCTGATGCAGAAAGACGTCATCTTTCTGTTTGAGCACTTAGCCGATAAATACTCGCCTAAAGTGGTGAAGAAGGTGCGGCTGGCCCACCATTTTGTGGCTGAGGCGGCACTGGAAAGCCTGTTTGCGCAGCTGGCTACCCGGGCCAAGCAGCTGGATGTGCTGATGCGCTACCTGCAGAAGGTGCCCGTGTACCAGAACGAGCACCGCAACCACCAGGGCATCGAAAAAGCCTACCTCACCAGCGCACCGCACCTTTCGGCTTCGGCCGTCAATACGCTGATCAAGAACGGCGTGCTGGAGCAGTTTGACGTGATTGTGTCGCGCTTTCCGCTGGATGATTCGCCGGAAGCCAAGATTACTTTCACCCTCAGCGAAGCCCAGACCACGGCCCGCGACGAAGTGCTGCAGCACTTCGGGGAGAAAGACATTGTGCTGCTGCACGGCGTAACGGGCGCCGGCAAAACCGAAATCTACATCGACCTGATTCGGAAGGCCATGGAAGGCGGCGGACAGGTGCTGTATCTGTTGCCCGAAATTGCCCTCACGGCCCAGATTGTAACCCGCCTGATGCGCGTATTTGGCACAAGGTTGGGCGTATATCACTCCAAATTCTCCGACAACGAGCGGGTGGAAGTGTGGAACGGCGTGCTTTCCGGCCGCTTTCAGGTGGTGGTAGGTGTGCGCTCCGCGGTGTTCCTACCGTTTGATAATCTGTCGCTGATTATCGTGGACGAAGAGCACGAATCCAGCTACAAGCAGTACGACCCGGCCCCGCGCTACAACGCCCGCGAAGTGGCTTTGATGATGGCCAACTTCCAGGGGGCTAAAACCCTGCTGGGCTCGGCCACGCCGGCGGTGGAAACCTATTACCAGGCCCGCGCCGGCCGCTATGGGCTGGTTACGTTGAGCAAGCGTTTTGGCGAGGCCGGCCTGCCAGAAATTGTGCTGGTGGATACGCGCAAGTCGCGGGATGCAAAGAAGATGCACAACCACTTCACGCCCGAGCTGATGACGGAAATGGAGACGAAGCTGGCCCTGAAAGAGCAGATTATCCTGTTTCAGAACCGGCGCGGCTACTCCCCTTTCATCAACTGCCTCGACTGCGGCTGGATTCCGAAGTGCCAGAACTGCGCCGTGAGTCTCAGCTACCACAAGCACGCCCACGAGCTGCGCTGCCACTACTGCGGCTACCACGACCGGATGCCGGTGGAATGCCCGGCCTGTGGCTCCCGCAACCTCAAAACGGTGGGCTTCGGCACCGAAAAGATTGAGGACGACCTGAAAGTCATGCTGCCCCAGGCCAACGTGCAGCGCATGGACCTGGACACTACCCGCGCCAAAAACTCCTATCAGCAGATTATTTCTGACTTCGAGAAGCAGGTGACCAACGTGCTGGTGGGTACCCAGATGGTGACCAAGGGGCTGGACTTTGCCAACGTGAGCCTGGTGGGCATCATCAACGCTGACAGCATCATTCACTACCCCGATTTCCGGGCACACGAGCGGGCCTTTCAGATGTTTGTGCAGGTGAGCGGACGTGCCGGGCGCAAGGGAAAAAAAGGCAAGGTCATCATTCAGACCGGCGACCCTATGCAGGTGATTTTCGACAAGGTCATCCGTAACGACTATATCGAGTTTTACGAGTACGAAATTCTGCAGCGGCGCGAGTACGGTTTTCCGCCCTTTATGCGCGTCATTCGGCTCACGGTAAAGCACATGGACCAGCACCTGGCTGAGGGCGCCGCCATTCTGCTGACCAATGAGCTGGTAGACCGGCTGGGCCGCGAGGCCGTGCTGGGGCCGGAAGCGCCGTACATCTTCCGCATCCGCAACTTCTACCTGCAGGAGATTACCATCAAGCTCAGCCGCGAGCATACGGTGCTGAAATCGGCCAAGGCGGATATTCTGGCGGCCATTAATGCGGTGAAGGACCAGAAGGAATACAAGCAGGCGCGCTTTGTGGCCGATGTAGACCCGATGTAA